TTGACATATACAAACCTCAAGATGTAGTACGTATTTTAACTTGCAAGCATTTTTTCCATAAGACATGCATTGACCCCTGGCTTTTAGCCCATAGGACATGCCCCATGTGCAAATGTGACATTCTGAAAACTTAGAAACCTAGAGCCTCTTCTGAAGATATAGCCAGATCTTTTCAAACATTATGATTAGATGGATTCTCTTACTGCACCTTATTTATAGAGAAAATTTCAACTTCATCTTCTCTTCTCAAATACTAAAGAGGGTGAAattcatgtgttttaaaaataaaactccataTCATGCCCACCTATTTGAACTGCTGTCTTTCTAATCAGTTCTAATTGGTATACATTTTTGTCCTTATCCAGATAAGGACATTAGTATATGTTGAAAACAATATTaacctttattttcaaattactgTGACTTTGGAGCAATGGGGAATTAGCTCTACCATTTTGTAGTTTccctttttaaagttaattttttgtgtgttttgtttctatattttgtttcattttggtctGTAATAATTTATAATCTCTGCTTAGTAAACTACAATAGAGGATTAGATCTTGCTTTAATTTGCCATGGTTAATTAAGTTTATTAATACTTAGGAAATGTGGTTTCCAAAGCTACTGACTGTGTGGgtaatatattcaaaatgattattttagatGATAGTACTTAGGGTTATGTaactaaaagttttaaattgttaCAAGCCCCATTTAGTGAAGCATTGCAAAAATTCACCTCTGTTTGCTGGAGCTCTTTGAATCCTAGCATAGTCAATCATCTATGGTAGTAGATTGCCTTATGAAAGTATCTCTTGTGGGTGCTTGTTCTTCTCTCAATGGTAGTAAATCTCCCTCTGAGTATTTTGTTCACAGAGAAAAGCCAAAAATTTTGTTCCGTTGCCTTTCCATAATGTATCTTTTGCCTCATTttgcctcttcctcttttctaatCACGTGAGCATCTATGCGATGGTGTGAAGTTGGAAGATTGGGTTTTGTTTTCGTGAAAATCTGTTTGGATCATGTGCTAAACCTTTGATGTCTGACTTAGATGACGTTTTGTGAGTCTACACAAGATTTGGACACGGCCCTGTgccacacttttattttttatttttttaagggattTGTGTGGAAACTAAATCAGATTAATGGCCTCAGAGAAAGTGAACCTCTGTGAACTGAAGATTTCCCATCAGTGTTATTTCCTATTCATGCCACCTTTTGTCAGGCCCATAGAGCCCTTTGTTCTTCTTTCCTGCCTCAAGTTACCATGTTGTCGACTCATATTTCACAAGAAGCTATAACACTTTCAGTCCTGGTGAAGCCTGACTATCTAGAGACCAGAAACATTTATCTTCAAGGTAAAAATCCTCGGGTCTGGTTTCCTAGCTGCTGAAAAAGAACCACCAAGGTACACCACTCCCAAAAATGTGTGTTGGAAGGAACTTGGCTGCTGGAGTTTGTCAATTTTCATGTCATTGCTTAGTTTTAAAGTCATATTGTGTCCACTGATATGCGAACGGCAAAAAGGTAGGCAGAACTGACAGTGGATGTGGGGTCTTCCACCAGAGAGATTTGTTGAGTTTGACCAAACGTTGTGTTAAAATCATCTATTTACAACTTTTAAGGATTGCTGCTTTCAGTAGCTAAATGAGGAccttgaagtttttctttttaaaaccaatagctacatttaagaaatgaattgtgCTAAACTAATATAGTTATACGTAAGCTTTTTACTTACATCCTTTCTCCTCATCCCCTAAAATAGGGTTAGATTAGTAacagggtctacaaagaaatgaACTTGCCTAGATATTAGCCTTTTCTGTGTTTACTCCTGTAATTTATACATATAGTTGATGTGTGAGAAAGTGAGGCAGAAGTGGATTGAGCAGGATAccctacttttaaaaatcaaaaaaggacGAAACTGACAAACTTCTGAGAAAGCTTGTATTTTGTCAAAGTTAGTACAGTGATTTACatgattaataaataattaacacTGACCAAATTCACATTTGTAAAGCTAGAGTTGCCAGGCTCACCACTTTCACCTCTCTCTTAGTCACAGTTCTAATCTGTAAttataattcataaaaaaaaaaaacatgtcactCTGTTGGACATATTTTCTTCACTTGTGATAAAAAAATTTCAACTGTAcagtatttcatgtttttaaagagCATAGGTTGCATTAACTTCATATCTATTTTTTCAGTCCAATTTGCTACCTGTAACCATtatttgtagctcagtgattgaatcCATCTTATAACAACATAGAAACCGTCCATAACAACATTGGAAATGTATAAGCCAATAAAGTCACAGAATGCTCTAAGCTCTTATCCAATTGGCTGCTTGGTCTTTTATGTCATAATCACATCATGCAACAGTAAGCAGTATCTAAAGTTACAGTGGTGagactgggatttttttttttcaatctaaagtttttctctttctctctctaataaAACATCTGAAACTCAAGACATCTTTAAGAATTTCTTACAAAACCATGCTGGGAGACGGTGGGTCTTGTTTTCACccagaagattttattttcttccttgttttaaaTTGATGGTCAACAGATGTGCAAGCCACATCTTTCTGTTGGGTTGGTTCTTAAGTCGTTAGGCGAAGAGAGAGATGACTCTCCTCAAGATTGGCCCTTGGCACAACAACACTGCATCTTCCTGGCTTgtgaaattcagttttttttgGCTGTTTAGTCAGAACTGCTGCGGAGCAAGTGCAGTGTGGACCGCTTTTATGAACATATCATTTCATGTTGGGAATCGCGTGTTGTCAGAGTTGGGGGAGACTGGAGTATTTGGAAGAAGTTCCGCTTTGAAGAGAGTGACAGGAGTTATAGTGCCACCAGAGGGAAAAACTCAAAATGCATGCAATCCCAATACCAGTTTTAGCAGATCACAGAACTCGGAGCCGTGGCTGGCACTCATTGAACGGGGCGGTTGTACCTTCACACAGAAAATTAAGGTGGCAACTGAGAAGGGAGCCAGTGGAGTGATCATCTATAACTTTCCGGGAACTGGCAATCAGGTTTTCCCCATGTCTCATCAGGCATTTGAAGACACCATTGTAGTGATGATTGGTAACTTAAAAGGCACagaaattttgcatttaattCAGAAGGGATTTCATGTTACAGCCATGGTTGCGGTGGGGAGAAAACACATCATCTGGATGAATCACTACTTTGTCTCCTTTATGATCGTCACAACCGCGACTTTAGCATATTTCATCTTTTATCACATAAGAAGACTTTGGGTAGCAAGGATTCAGCACAGGAGATGGCAGCGATTAACAACAGACCTCAAGAAAGCTTTTGGCCAACTCCAACTTAGGGTATTAAAAGAGGGGGATGAGGAATTAAATCCAAATGGAGATAGCTGTGTAGTTTGTTTTGAACCCTATAAGCCTAATGATACGATTCGTATTCTGACTTGTAAACACTTTTTCCACAAGAATTGCATTGACCCCTGGATTCTAGCCCATGGCACGTGCCCCATGTGCAAATGTGACATTCTTAAAGCTTTGGGAATTCATGTGGATATTGAAGATGGAACAGAATCTTTGCAAGTTCTAATGTCAAACGAAATACCAGAAACCCTATCACCTAGGGACGAGGAGACAAATCATGAGCCTCCTCCTGCAAGAACATCAGAAAAAGTGACCCATGTGGAGGAGTACCCTGCTTCTCCAAATAATGCCAGCCAGCCTAATTTAGTACTAGAAACTGTACATCCCTCGCCTTGACAGCATGACCTTTGAGGAAGTGGATTAAACCTGTTTGTCAAATCAGGTGCTAATACTGACAAGCAGTTTGTCTGTTTGAAGTGTGGTTTTTGTGTCCTTTTCTATTACTTGGGTAATTTTCTACAATCTTTGTGAAGCctcacaggaaggaaaaaaaagcttACCAGGATTTTTAGGTTTAATTTTTGTAACTTAttcctgtgagtgtgtgtgtgtgtatatatatatatatttctatgtgTACATGAATGTTAAAAATCAagggcaattttttttctttgaaaattttttttgtatatattcttgactttattttggtaagaaaattattaatatagtTATATGTTCCCACAGGAATCATCAATTAAGTTTGGAAAACAAGCTTTATGTTCtaggaaaagtaaaaattatcttTGCAAAATACTTATAGTACAGTATATTACTTTTGATGTGCTGGGCTTTTACATTTTTGGCACAGAAATTTTCCTgtaaaaaattttattacttgatCAACAGTTTTGTTCAAGCAATTCGATTTTATGTAATCTGCATAGTAagggcaatttttaaaataaaatactagtaCTTTTTAACTGAACAACACCAGTACCTGGTATTACTGGCCATAATTGTTACATGACCTCAATGCATAGAAAGAGTGAAAAGATATAGAATTCATATGTTCCTTAATCTTGTCTTCCCTGTGTTCCACTGTTTTACCCCctcctcaacttttttttttgccattaaatgtttttaaaatgccatattATTTTGGAGATAAGTTGCACAATGTAGACATGCTTATTTTGACATCTTGGGATCATATTAGTTTTGTTCACTGTATTCCCAAGATCTATCACTGTGGTTGgcactcaaatattttttaattattgagtgaaaaaatgaataaggataaatatttttcataatgtaTCATGTGTTAATCTGTTAAACTGGGCAATTTATCCCAATAAGACAGCATAATGGAAAATTAATGCctaaaattttcatcaaaaatcaccatgacaaaatattataatagtcCAGAATTCATTATCACAGTTTAGCATGATTTGCATAGCAGGTCAGCATAATTTTAATGAGAAGCTTTGAAGTCTCTCAGGCTaa
This is a stretch of genomic DNA from Ictidomys tridecemlineatus isolate mIctTri1 chromosome 2, mIctTri1.hap1, whole genome shotgun sequence. It encodes these proteins:
- the Rnf133 gene encoding E3 ubiquitin-protein ligase RNF133, whose amino-acid sequence is MTLLKIGPWHNNTASSWLVKFSFFWLFSQNCCGASAVWTAFMNISFHVGNRVLSELGETGVFGRSSALKRVTGVIVPPEGKTQNACNPNTSFSRSQNSEPWLALIERGGCTFTQKIKVATEKGASGVIIYNFPGTGNQVFPMSHQAFEDTIVVMIGNLKGTEILHLIQKGFHVTAMVAVGRKHIIWMNHYFVSFMIVTTATLAYFIFYHIRRLWVARIQHRRWQRLTTDLKKAFGQLQLRVLKEGDEELNPNGDSCVVCFEPYKPNDTIRILTCKHFFHKNCIDPWILAHGTCPMCKCDILKALGIHVDIEDGTESLQVLMSNEIPETLSPRDEETNHEPPPARTSEKVTHVEEYPASPNNASQPNLVLETVHPSP